GGTATCACCGGCGTCATCCTCGGCACCCCGACCTTGCGTGTGCGCGGTGACTACCTGGCGATCGTCACACTGGGCTTCGGTGAGATCGTCCGGCTGCTCGCCGACAACCTGAGCGATGTCACCAACGGTGCGTCGGGCCTGCAGGCCGTGCTCTTCCCCGAGGTCGGACAGAACGACGCACACCCCGACGGCGTGTTCTCCAGCGCCAACAATGCCGGAGTCCTCAACTACGGAGTGTGGTGGTACTGGCTGGGCATCGTCCTGGTCATCCTGGTCCTCATCATCATCGGCAATCTGGAGCGCAGCCGGGTGGGCCGTTCCTGGGTCGCCATCCGCGAGGACGAGGACGCCGCCGAGATCATGGGTGTCCCGACGTTCAAGTACAAGTTGTGGGCGTTCGTGATCGGCGCCGGCATCGGCGGTCTGTCCGGTGCGGTCTACGCCGGGCAGGTCCAGTACGTCGATCCCAAGGCGTTCACCGTCATCAACTCGATGCTGTTCCTGTGCGCGGTGGTGCTCGGTGGTCAGGGCAACAAACTCGGCGTCATCGCCGGTGCCTTCCTGATCGTCTATCTGCCCGCCCGGGTGCAGGGCATCGAGGTCGGCGGACAATCGTTGAGCGAGTTCAAGTATCTGTTCTTCGGCATCGCGCTGGTGGTGCTGATGATCTTCCGTCCGCAGGGGCTGTTCCCGGCACGCGCCCGACTGGTCACGTTCGGCCGACGAATCTACGGGGCGGTCAAACGGGCGCCCGCGGCCACGACCCCGCACGGTGAGGAGGCGAGCGCATGAGCAGGCATCGCCAACCGGGTGACGAACCCGACGACATCGCCGATGGTGTGCCCGATCGCGACGAGCAGCTCGCCGAGGTCGCGGCCGACCCGGAGGCCACCACGATCGTGGATCCGGCGGCCATCGACCCCGATCTCGCCGACCCCGAGGTCGTCGCCGAAGTCGTTGCGCCTCAGCGTGAGATCGCGACTGCGACCGGTGATTCGCTGCTCGCGGTGGAGGGACTCACCGTCGAGTTCGGCGGCCTCGCCGCGCTCGACGACGTGACCTTCGACATCAAGAGGGGCGAGATCCTCGGCCTCATCGGGCCGAACGGCGCCGGCAAGACGACCTGTTTCAACGCGATCACCGGCGTGTACCGACCCACCCGGGGCACCGTCTCCTTCGACGGCGCGCCGCTGGGGAAGATCAAGCAGCACAAGATCACCCGGCTCGGTATCGCCCGCACATTCCAGAACGTCCGGCTGTGGGGCGAGATGACCGCGCTCGAGAACGTCTGTGTCGGCACCGACGCACGGCACAAGACGTCGGTGTTCGGCGGCATCCTCCGCACGCCGCGCCACTATCGGGAGGAACGCGACGCCGTCGATCGCGGGATGGCGCTGCTGGAGTTCGTGGGCATCGGGCCGCGGGCGGCGGAGAAGGCGTCCAACCTGCCCTATGGCGATCAGCGACGCCTGGAGATCGCGCGGGCCCTGGCCACCGAACCCAAGCTGCTCTGCCTCGACGAACCCGCGGCCGGCTTCAACCCGAGCGAGAAGACCGCGTTGATGGGACTCATCAAGAAGATCCGCGACGACGGGTACACGGTGTTGCTGATCGAACACGACATGCGACTGGTGATGGGGGTGACCGACCGCATCGTCGTGCTGGAGTTCGGCCGCAAGATCGCCGAGGGCAGCCCCAAGGAAGTCCGCGACAACCCGGCGGTCGTCGCCGCCTATCTGGGAGTTCCCGATGACGAAATCGCCTGAATCCGAGACATCGGCCACGGCCGGCACACCGGCGTCCTCGACGCCGGTGCTGGAACTGCGCGACGTGGTGATCCACTACGGCCGGATCCGTGCGTTGCACGGCATCTCGTTGCACGTCGGCGCGGGCGAACTGGTCACCCTGCTCGGTGCCAACGGCGCGGGCAAGTCGACCACCATGCGTGGCATCTCCGGCCTGAACCGGCTCACCGAGGGTGAGATCCTGTTCAACGGTGAGGTGATCTCCCACCTCGCACCACACGAACGGGTCAAGCGCGGCATCATCCAGGTTCCGGAGGGCCGCCGCATCTTCCCCGGTATGACGGTCCTGGAGAATCTCGACATGGGCTGCTATGGAAGGCGATTCGACTCCAAGGCCGCCTATCAGGAG
This sequence is a window from Gordonia insulae. Protein-coding genes within it:
- a CDS encoding ABC transporter ATP-binding protein; its protein translation is MSRHRQPGDEPDDIADGVPDRDEQLAEVAADPEATTIVDPAAIDPDLADPEVVAEVVAPQREIATATGDSLLAVEGLTVEFGGLAALDDVTFDIKRGEILGLIGPNGAGKTTCFNAITGVYRPTRGTVSFDGAPLGKIKQHKITRLGIARTFQNVRLWGEMTALENVCVGTDARHKTSVFGGILRTPRHYREERDAVDRGMALLEFVGIGPRAAEKASNLPYGDQRRLEIARALATEPKLLCLDEPAAGFNPSEKTALMGLIKKIRDDGYTVLLIEHDMRLVMGVTDRIVVLEFGRKIAEGSPKEVRDNPAVVAAYLGVPDDEIA
- a CDS encoding ABC transporter ATP-binding protein, whose protein sequence is MTKSPESETSATAGTPASSTPVLELRDVVIHYGRIRALHGISLHVGAGELVTLLGANGAGKSTTMRGISGLNRLTEGEILFNGEVISHLAPHERVKRGIIQVPEGRRIFPGMTVLENLDMGCYGRRFDSKAAYQESVDHIFDLFPRLGERRKQFGGTMSGGEQQMLAIGRALMARPKLLLLDEPSMGLAPMVIQQIFRIIAQINSEGTTILLVEQNAQQALSRSTRGYILETGVITKEGSGKDLLVDDAVREAYLGVA
- a CDS encoding branched-chain amino acid ABC transporter permease → MNSSAAKDPNAPKPRGIGDAIRTWWNGLPRVMQWLVGVPAIIVIGLLPVVNPPIITTTATDFGVVMATFAMTALIAIGLNVVVGQTGLLDLGYVGFYAVGAYVVALMTSPASPLWNSTNHGIFSGPWAWLACVPLAIVITGITGVILGTPTLRVRGDYLAIVTLGFGEIVRLLADNLSDVTNGASGLQAVLFPEVGQNDAHPDGVFSSANNAGVLNYGVWWYWLGIVLVILVLIIIGNLERSRVGRSWVAIREDEDAAEIMGVPTFKYKLWAFVIGAGIGGLSGAVYAGQVQYVDPKAFTVINSMLFLCAVVLGGQGNKLGVIAGAFLIVYLPARVQGIEVGGQSLSEFKYLFFGIALVVLMIFRPQGLFPARARLVTFGRRIYGAVKRAPAATTPHGEEASA